The following proteins come from a genomic window of Macadamia integrifolia cultivar HAES 741 chromosome 14, SCU_Mint_v3, whole genome shotgun sequence:
- the LOC122061944 gene encoding uncharacterized protein LOC122061944 isoform X1 codes for MAAEDKPQTGNSGTNKKRKQRYRSHNKPVKKGSYPLRPGVQGFFITCDGGREKQASQEAINVIDTFYEELVYGQNYGAKRVAVPNKPLNKITKFSDSDSSSEEDDDEDDKSDRHEDEKVHENQAEEKSDFGKLDAADSENQNNEKVDSQKEDDATHDKQRNETEEVPTKKQRLQTDASNGEKVVGGKMEEKSIDKLIEAELEELGDRNKPEIILISKGDLMIRTRGRKNAHYAVSQPLALKERRFVSLDAGCNGIVFIQMHKREGDPSPKEIVQHMMMSAASTRKHMSRFILRVLPVEVACYASEEEISRAIKPLIAKYFPTEAPTPQKFAVLYDARANTGVERMSIINSVAKSVLGPYKVDLNNPDKSIIVQVAKTICLIGVVEKYKELSKYNLRQLTSPKP; via the exons ATGGCGGCTGAAGACAAACCCCAAACGGGCAATAGTGGGACGAACAAGAAGAGGAAGCAACGTTACCGTTCACACAAC AAACCTGTGAAGAAGGGTTCCTACCCATTACGTCCTGGAGTTCAGGGTTTCTTCATCACTTGTGATGGTGGCAGGGAAAAGCAAGCTAGTCAGGAAGCTATTAATGTCATTGATAct TTCTATGAAGAGCTTGTCTATGGCCAAAATTATGGTGCAAAGCGTGTGGCTGTGCCCAATAAACCCTTGAATAAAATAACTAAATTCTCTGATTCTGATTCATCtagtgaagaagatgatgatgaagatgacaaGTCAGATCGTCATGAGGATGAAAAAGTTCATGAGAATCAAGCGGAGGAAAAGTCAGATTTTGGTAAATTGGATGCTGCTGATTCTGAAAATCAGAACAATGAGAAAGTGGATTCTCAGAAAGAGGATGATGCAACTCATGATAAGCAACGTAATGAAACTGAAGAGGTACCAACAAAGAAACAACGCTTACAAACAGATGCATCAAATGGTGAAAAGGTAGTAGGTGGTAAGATGGAGGAGAAGTCCATTGATAAGCTAATTGAAGCTGAACTTGAAGAGTTGGGAGATAGGAACAAG CCTGAGATCATCCTTATCAGCAAAGGCGACCTAATGATTAGGACACGGGGCAGAAAAAATGCCCATTACGCTGTATCTCAGCCCTTGGCTTTAAAGGAG AGGCGTTTTGTTAGCCTTGATGCTGGTTGTAATGGTATTGTCTTTATTCAAATGCATAAAAGAGAAGGGGACCCTAGTCCAAAAGAGATTGTGCAACACATGATGATGTCAGCTGCTTCTACTAGGAAACACATGTCAAG GTTCATTTTAAGGGTATTGCCTGTTGAAGTGGCATGCTATGCAtcagaagaggaaatttctAGAGCAATTAAACCCCTCATTGCAAAATACTTTCCAACCGAAGCTCCAACCCCACAGAAG TTTGCAGTCTTATATGATGCCCGGGCAAATACGGGTGTTGAAAGGATGTCAATAATAAATTCAGTGGCAAAATCCGTACTTGGACCCTACAAGGTGGATCTTAACAACCCAGACAAGTCCATTATAGTCCAAGTTGCAAAG ACCATATGCTTGATCGGGGTCGTCGAAAAATATAAGGAGCTATCAAAGTATAACCTGAGGCAGCTCACATCACCAAAGCCATAA
- the LOC122061944 gene encoding THUMP domain-containing protein 1 homolog isoform X2, which translates to MAAEDKPQTGNSGTNKKRKQRYRSHNKPVKKGSYPLRPGVQGFFITCDGGREKQASQEAINVIDTFYEELVYGQNYGAKRVAVPNKPLNKITKFSDSDSSSEEDDDEDDKSDRHEDEKVHENQAEEKSDFGKLDAADSENQNNEKVDSQKEDDATHDKQRNETEEVPTKKQRLQTDASNGEKVVGGKMEEKSIDKLIEAELEELGDRNKRRFVSLDAGCNGIVFIQMHKREGDPSPKEIVQHMMMSAASTRKHMSRFILRVLPVEVACYASEEEISRAIKPLIAKYFPTEAPTPQKFAVLYDARANTGVERMSIINSVAKSVLGPYKVDLNNPDKSIIVQVAKTICLIGVVEKYKELSKYNLRQLTSPKP; encoded by the exons ATGGCGGCTGAAGACAAACCCCAAACGGGCAATAGTGGGACGAACAAGAAGAGGAAGCAACGTTACCGTTCACACAAC AAACCTGTGAAGAAGGGTTCCTACCCATTACGTCCTGGAGTTCAGGGTTTCTTCATCACTTGTGATGGTGGCAGGGAAAAGCAAGCTAGTCAGGAAGCTATTAATGTCATTGATAct TTCTATGAAGAGCTTGTCTATGGCCAAAATTATGGTGCAAAGCGTGTGGCTGTGCCCAATAAACCCTTGAATAAAATAACTAAATTCTCTGATTCTGATTCATCtagtgaagaagatgatgatgaagatgacaaGTCAGATCGTCATGAGGATGAAAAAGTTCATGAGAATCAAGCGGAGGAAAAGTCAGATTTTGGTAAATTGGATGCTGCTGATTCTGAAAATCAGAACAATGAGAAAGTGGATTCTCAGAAAGAGGATGATGCAACTCATGATAAGCAACGTAATGAAACTGAAGAGGTACCAACAAAGAAACAACGCTTACAAACAGATGCATCAAATGGTGAAAAGGTAGTAGGTGGTAAGATGGAGGAGAAGTCCATTGATAAGCTAATTGAAGCTGAACTTGAAGAGTTGGGAGATAGGAACAAG AGGCGTTTTGTTAGCCTTGATGCTGGTTGTAATGGTATTGTCTTTATTCAAATGCATAAAAGAGAAGGGGACCCTAGTCCAAAAGAGATTGTGCAACACATGATGATGTCAGCTGCTTCTACTAGGAAACACATGTCAAG GTTCATTTTAAGGGTATTGCCTGTTGAAGTGGCATGCTATGCAtcagaagaggaaatttctAGAGCAATTAAACCCCTCATTGCAAAATACTTTCCAACCGAAGCTCCAACCCCACAGAAG TTTGCAGTCTTATATGATGCCCGGGCAAATACGGGTGTTGAAAGGATGTCAATAATAAATTCAGTGGCAAAATCCGTACTTGGACCCTACAAGGTGGATCTTAACAACCCAGACAAGTCCATTATAGTCCAAGTTGCAAAG ACCATATGCTTGATCGGGGTCGTCGAAAAATATAAGGAGCTATCAAAGTATAACCTGAGGCAGCTCACATCACCAAAGCCATAA
- the LOC122061862 gene encoding hexokinase-3-like: MGKVGFCLAVSFAVASCAIAAILVSQRVKSRRMWNHVVGVLRELEEGCSTPIGRLRQIVDAMAVEMHAGLASEGGSKLKMLLTFVDKLPDGNEEGTYYALDLGGTNFRVLRVQLGGKESKIIEQEVERQPIPQHLMTSTSEDLFGFIASKLKELVEREDDDYGVQLDRRELGFTFSFPVKQLSVSSGLLIKWTKGFAIEDMIGKDVAECLQQALIKKGLDMRVAALVNDTVGTLALGHYDDQDTVAAVIIGTGTNACYVEQTDAIIKCQGLLTNSGGMVINMEWGNFWSSHLPRTSYDMDLDADSPNPNDQGFEKMISGMYLGDIVRRVILRMAQGSDVFGDVTSRLSVPFTLRTPLMAAMHEDESPDLTEVARVLKDTFEIDDVPLKVRKLIVGVCDVVTHRAARLAAAGIVGILKKIGRDGSAGVASGRSKSIGESSSKMRTVVAIEGALYSSYSMFRQYLNEAVAEILGEEMAQHVILKVTEDGSGIGAALLAAAYSTTPNVAHDSETSL, translated from the exons atggggaagGTGGGTTTTTGTTTGGCAGTGAGTTTTGCAGTGGCGTCGTGTGCGATCGCGGCTATATTGGTGAGCCAAAGAGTTAAGAGTAGGCGGATGTGGAATCATGTGGTGGGTGTATTGAGGGAACTGGAAGAAGGATGTTCTACGCCGATAGGGAGGTTGAGGCAGATTGTTGATGCCATGGCTGTTGAGATGCATGCTGGATTGGCTTCTGAAGGTGGGAGTAAGCTTAAGATGCTTCTCACCTTCGTCGACAAACTACCAGATGG GAATGAAGAAGGAACTTATTATGCACTCGATCTTGGTGGAACCAATTTTAGAGTCTTGCGGGTTCAGCTAGGGGGTAAAGAGTCAAAGATAATCGAACAGGAGGTGGAACGTCAACCCATTCCTCAACATTTGATGACTAGTACTAGTGAG GATCTCTTTGGTTTTATTGCATCAAAGTTAAAAGAGCTTGTTGAAAGAGAAGATGATGATTATGGGGTTCAGCTAGACAGGAGAGAGCTTGGCTTTACATTCTCGTTTCCTGTGAAACAGCTGTCTGTTTCATCAGGTCTACTTATTAAGTGGACAAAAGGATTTGCTATAGAAGATATG ATTGGAAAAGATGTTGCTGAGTGTCTACAGCAAGCATTGATCAAGAAAGGGCTAGATATGCGGGTGGCAGCATTG GTGAATGATACTGTGGGAACATTAGCTCTTGGGCATTATGATGATCAGGACACTGTGGCTGCAGTGATTATTGGCACGGGCACAAATGCTTGCTATGTGGAACAGACAGATGCAATTATTAAGTGTCAAGGTCTTCTTACGAATTCTGGTGGCATG GTTATCAACATGGAATGGGGAAACTTTTGGTCGTCTCATCTGCCAAGAACATCATATGATATGGATCTGGATGCTGATAGCCCTAATCCAAATGATCAG GGTTTTGAGAAGATGATTTCAGGAATGTATCTTGGTGACATTGTGAGGAGGGTCATTCTTAGGATGGCGCAGGGGTCAGATGTTTTTGGGGATGTTACGTCTAGGCTATCAGTGCCTTTCACCTTGAG GACTCCATTGATGGCTGCCATGCACGAGGATGAATCTCCGGACTTGACAGAAGTAGCTAGAGTGTTAAAGGATACTTTTGAG aTAGATGATGTTCCTTTGAAGGTAAGGAAGCTAATTGTGGGAGTATGTGATGTGGTGACGCACAGAGCTGCTCGACTGGCAGCTGCAGGCATTGTGGGGATCTTGAAGAAAATAGGGAGGGATGGAAGTGCTGGTGTTGCCAGTGGAAGAAGCAAGAGTATAGGCGAATCATCAAGCAAAATGAGAACAGTTGTGGCGATAGAGGGTGCTCTATATTCTAGTTATAGCATGTTCAGGCAGTATTTAAATGAAGCTGTGGCTGAAATCTTGGGGGAGGAAATGGCGCAACATGTTATTCTCAAAGTAACAGAGGATGGGTCTGGTATTGGAGCAGCTCTGCTTGCTGCTGCCTATTCAACAACTCCCAATGTGGCTCATGATAGTGAAACGTCgctataa